The following proteins come from a genomic window of Cucurbita pepo subsp. pepo cultivar mu-cu-16 unplaced genomic scaffold, ASM280686v2 Cp4.1_scaffold002693, whole genome shotgun sequence:
- the LOC111786761 gene encoding uncharacterized protein LOC111786761, with protein MRKLRRVFKPLLGRSRSSSFRRLVQNALEHLETLKKLRHGRYVEDRKDAARLLHEGLPKLALSRCEQMIRHQNLMDAYGMMEGYLNLLRERLYLLAPGRECPKELEEAVSSVVFAASRCEDFPELEEIKSVLSSRFGREFAARAVELRINNTVNHS; from the exons GAGTCTTTAAACCTCTCCTGGGAAGAAGCAGGTCCTCTAGTTTCAGACGTTTAGTTCAAAACGCTTTGGAGCACCTCGAAACCCTAAAGAAGCTTCGGCATGGCCGGTACGTCGAAGATCGAAAGGACGCTGCTCGTCTCCTTCATGAAGGCCTTCCCAAACTAGCCCTCTCTCGG TGCGAGCAAATGATTCGACACCAAAATCTAATGGATGCTTATGGCATGATGGAAGGGTATCTGAATCTGTTGAGGGAAAGATTGTACCTCCTTGCACCTGGAAG AGAGTGCCCTAAAGAATTGGAGGAGGCAGTGTCGAGTGTGGTATTTGCAGCTTCAAGATGTGAGGACTTTCCAGAGCTTGAAGAGATTAAATCGGTATTGAGTTCTAGATTTGGCAGAGAGTTTGCTGCTCGTGCTGTTGAATTACGCATCAATAA